Proteins encoded in a region of the Clostridium butyricum genome:
- a CDS encoding ABC transporter substrate binding protein, translating to MKKLLSLLMVFVLMFTALGCSKNGSKGTSIGNTKVFASIADDDKFKQTIVSGMESYADENNVDLDVAIAHNNVETQVQQIKDAKTKGYDVIVCILVESDTAQQIINAAGDIPVIFTNVEPDSGRLKSDKYIYVGSDENEAAKYTFESLKEYFKDKKSFNAVLFEGSMDSKSASVRTESLKSQLKKNGFDVNYVFQDDAGWDREKAKKMFEAFLKLNVSYDCIISNNDEMALGVIDAMEENGIDPSKVPILGLDATPEACKAISNGKMSFSIKQSGEGQGESVIKAAQALKNGDKISEIENGDSSGKYIWYPYSKVDKSNVQQYMR from the coding sequence ATGAAAAAGTTATTAAGTTTATTGATGGTATTTGTATTAATGTTTACTGCTTTGGGATGTTCAAAAAATGGTTCAAAAGGCACATCAATAGGAAATACAAAAGTTTTTGCTAGTATTGCAGATGATGATAAATTTAAGCAGACCATTGTTAGCGGTATGGAATCATATGCAGATGAAAATAATGTTGATCTTGATGTTGCGATTGCACATAACAATGTGGAAACACAAGTACAACAGATTAAAGATGCAAAAACTAAGGGATATGATGTTATAGTTTGTATTCTTGTTGAGAGTGATACTGCACAGCAGATAATAAATGCAGCAGGTGACATTCCAGTGATTTTCACTAATGTTGAACCTGATTCAGGCAGACTAAAAAGTGATAAATATATTTATGTTGGTTCTGATGAAAATGAAGCAGCTAAATATACTTTTGAATCTTTAAAAGAGTATTTTAAAGATAAAAAATCTTTTAATGCAGTTTTATTTGAAGGAAGTATGGATTCAAAGAGTGCTTCTGTACGTACAGAATCTTTAAAATCACAATTAAAGAAAAATGGTTTTGATGTAAATTATGTTTTTCAAGATGATGCTGGCTGGGATCGTGAAAAGGCAAAGAAAATGTTTGAAGCATTTTTAAAATTAAATGTAAGTTATGATTGTATTATTAGTAATAATGATGAAATGGCTTTAGGAGTTATTGATGCTATGGAGGAAAATGGAATTGATCCATCAAAGGTACCTATTTTAGGTCTTGATGCAACACCAGAAGCATGCAAAGCTATATCAAATGGAAAAATGTCCTTTTCTATAAAACAATCTGGAGAAGGTCAGGGAGAAAGTGTAATTAAAGCTGCTCAAGCACTTAAAAATGGTGATAAAATAAGTGAAATTGAAAATGGAGATAGTAGTGGAAAATATATTTGGTATCCATATTCAAAAGTAGATAAGAGCAATGTACAACAATATATGAGATAA
- a CDS encoding methyl-accepting chemotaxis protein, producing the protein MWHAKINKKGGKYIPIKYKILSVILPVIILAIGGLITVSYNKSSKIIEENSYSMLESSVKNQTIQIENWLENNLQTFNTIKKSLGSTQYSQEELKKILNQYYNFNSNFLDGLYISDLQGNVISADNSQMKFENATSSQWFKEGLTHIKMRYGEAHDDYAGNKVISATGLIVDNDNNPVGVIGADVTLNRISIIVNSLIEMDDAQSFLVNKDTGMVLASSDSLEPYTILGENNENSLYSKIAQSIESGQHSAQEIENNIVDMHDVKNTSWILVSYVPKSSILSSMFTLRNYMVIIAIVALVVLVLITHRTINYIINPVNDISKKIVKMAEGDFSIEIDVKSNDEIAVMSQSLKNFIESMRVMLNDIKDISMEQKNQSFESKNISEHLFDSSKQQAESMNNLNIVVGEMAEATNQIADTATSLAGIACETNDNGNKVKDKMIETVKMSEVGKKDMEHVEISIRTIETSIKELKDVIDEVGKSSEEINSIVSIIGEIAESTNLLALNASIEAARAGEAGKGFSVVASEIGTLANNSTSSVNDIAKLINNINKLISNVVNKVNESVNHVNESSELITDSVRKFDNIYNTINESDKLVADMLKKVEEVGKAADNMAAISEEQAASSEEISSTSQDMLEHSQNITQSSYNVAKGADVLSDIAKQLESEVEKFKL; encoded by the coding sequence ATGTGGCATGCAAAGATTAATAAAAAAGGTGGTAAATATATACCGATAAAGTACAAAATTTTATCAGTAATTTTACCAGTGATAATATTGGCGATAGGAGGATTGATAACTGTATCATACAATAAATCAAGTAAGATAATTGAAGAAAATTCGTATTCAATGCTTGAATCATCAGTTAAAAATCAAACTATTCAAATTGAAAATTGGCTTGAAAATAATTTGCAGACATTTAATACAATTAAGAAGTCTTTAGGAAGTACACAGTACAGTCAAGAAGAATTAAAAAAAATACTTAATCAATATTACAATTTTAATAGCAATTTTTTAGATGGACTATACATAAGTGATTTACAAGGTAATGTTATAAGTGCTGACAATTCACAGATGAAATTTGAAAATGCAACTTCAAGCCAGTGGTTTAAAGAAGGATTAACACATATAAAAATGCGTTATGGTGAAGCACATGATGATTATGCTGGAAATAAAGTTATTAGTGCAACAGGTTTAATAGTTGACAACGATAATAATCCAGTTGGTGTAATTGGTGCTGATGTAACTTTAAATAGGATAAGCATAATAGTAAATTCTTTAATTGAAATGGATGATGCTCAGTCTTTTTTAGTTAACAAAGATACTGGAATGGTTTTAGCAAGTAGTGATTCTTTAGAGCCTTATACAATATTAGGTGAAAATAATGAAAATTCATTATACTCTAAAATTGCACAAAGTATTGAAAGCGGACAGCATAGTGCGCAAGAAATAGAAAATAATATTGTGGACATGCATGATGTAAAAAATACTAGCTGGATACTTGTTTCGTATGTACCTAAAAGCAGTATATTAAGTTCAATGTTTACTTTGAGAAATTATATGGTGATAATAGCTATTGTAGCTTTAGTAGTTTTAGTTTTAATAACACATAGAACTATAAACTACATAATAAATCCGGTAAATGATATAAGTAAAAAAATAGTTAAGATGGCTGAAGGTGATTTTTCTATAGAGATAGATGTTAAGAGCAATGATGAGATTGCAGTTATGTCTCAGAGTTTGAAAAACTTTATAGAATCTATGAGAGTTATGCTTAATGATATAAAAGATATTTCTATGGAACAAAAAAATCAGTCTTTTGAAAGTAAGAATATATCAGAACATTTATTTGATTCATCAAAACAGCAGGCAGAATCTATGAACAACTTAAATATTGTTGTTGGAGAGATGGCAGAAGCTACAAATCAAATTGCAGATACAGCTACAAGTCTTGCAGGGATTGCGTGTGAAACAAATGATAATGGGAATAAAGTAAAAGATAAGATGATTGAAACTGTAAAAATGTCTGAAGTTGGGAAAAAAGATATGGAACATGTAGAGATTTCAATCAGAACAATTGAAACTTCAATAAAAGAATTAAAAGATGTAATTGATGAAGTAGGAAAATCATCTGAAGAAATAAACAGTATAGTATCTATTATTGGAGAGATTGCTGAAAGTACAAACCTTCTTGCACTTAATGCATCTATAGAAGCAGCAAGGGCAGGGGAAGCAGGAAAGGGATTCTCAGTTGTAGCATCTGAAATAGGAACTCTTGCTAATAACAGTACTTCGTCAGTTAATGATATTGCAAAACTTATAAATAATATTAATAAACTTATCTCTAATGTAGTAAACAAAGTAAATGAAAGTGTTAATCATGTAAATGAAAGTTCAGAATTAATAACTGATTCTGTAAGGAAGTTTGATAACATATATAACACAATAAATGAATCAGATAAATTAGTTGCAGATATGTTAAAGAAAGTAGAAGAAGTAGGAAAAGCAGCTGATAATATGGCGGCAATATCAGAAGAGCAAGCTGCAAGTTCAGAAGAAATTTCAAGTACATCACAAGACATGCTTGAGCATTCACAAAATATTACGCAAAGCAGTTATAATGTTGCCAAAGGAGCAGATGTTTTATCAGATATAGCTAAACAATTAGAATCAGAAGTAGAAAAATTCAAATTATAG